One Edaphobacter lichenicola DNA window includes the following coding sequences:
- a CDS encoding B12-binding domain-containing radical SAM protein gives MILLFHPRATRPRNCRLPLAVLALAAVLEGREEYEIVDGNLEEKPVEALLKLIDAHPVQLLGVSTMPGPQMVSAMEVSREIRKLRPHVKIVWGGYFPSIYPDAALNARYVDFIVRGQGEDTLLELIDALRGNRPLDSIRGLSYKDAFGLHRSNAERPMRGPDSFPWSPFHRLPVERYLRPSFFGKRTAVHHASIGCPFNCSFCGVHAAYGRDEKMESPERTVAILKHLIDQYGADSVQFYDMNFFLREDHARKLCDLMAPLKLRWWCEGRVDIMSRYSDETMAAIAGAGCAMIFFGAESGSDWALEEMQKGITTEQTLTMAKRTRKFGIIPEFSFVVGNPKDPERDTRETLRFIRRIKRINPDSEIIVQHYTPTPQKGSMYGDVDDKISFPDSPAGWATKRWMDFTLRIDTSAPWLKSTTKELIDNFELVVASRWPTVQDIRAPKWSRILLKTLSSWRYTLQVYSYPVELQWANSFIKLRKPKRESL, from the coding sequence ATGATTCTTCTTTTTCATCCACGAGCTACAAGACCGCGCAACTGTCGGCTGCCTTTGGCGGTGCTCGCCCTTGCCGCCGTTTTGGAGGGGCGTGAAGAGTACGAGATCGTTGACGGCAACCTCGAGGAGAAACCGGTCGAAGCGCTATTGAAGCTTATCGACGCGCATCCGGTGCAGTTACTCGGTGTCTCCACTATGCCTGGACCGCAAATGGTCTCAGCCATGGAAGTTTCGCGTGAGATCCGCAAGTTGCGGCCACATGTAAAGATCGTATGGGGAGGATACTTTCCTTCGATTTATCCGGATGCAGCACTGAACGCCAGGTATGTAGACTTTATCGTGCGGGGACAGGGTGAGGATACCCTGCTGGAATTGATCGATGCGCTTCGGGGCAATCGCCCCCTGGATTCAATCCGCGGGCTTTCCTACAAAGATGCGTTCGGTCTGCATCGCAGCAATGCTGAACGTCCGATGAGAGGCCCGGATAGCTTTCCATGGTCTCCGTTCCATCGGCTGCCAGTAGAGAGGTATCTGCGGCCTTCCTTCTTCGGCAAGCGCACGGCAGTCCATCACGCTAGCATTGGGTGCCCTTTCAACTGCAGTTTCTGCGGCGTTCATGCGGCCTATGGACGCGACGAAAAGATGGAATCGCCGGAACGTACGGTGGCAATCCTCAAGCATCTGATCGACCAATATGGCGCGGACTCTGTGCAGTTCTACGATATGAACTTTTTCCTTCGCGAAGACCACGCACGCAAGCTCTGCGATCTGATGGCTCCCCTGAAGCTGCGGTGGTGGTGTGAAGGACGAGTAGACATCATGTCACGATACTCGGACGAGACGATGGCCGCAATTGCCGGTGCAGGTTGCGCGATGATCTTCTTTGGTGCCGAGTCCGGCTCCGATTGGGCATTAGAAGAAATGCAGAAGGGTATAACCACGGAACAAACCCTGACCATGGCCAAGCGGACGCGAAAATTCGGAATTATTCCTGAATTTTCGTTCGTGGTCGGAAACCCTAAAGATCCTGAACGGGACACGCGAGAAACTCTGAGGTTTATCCGAAGGATCAAACGAATTAATCCGGACTCGGAGATCATCGTCCAGCACTACACACCCACTCCGCAGAAAGGCTCTATGTACGGGGATGTGGACGACAAGATTTCCTTTCCCGACAGCCCGGCAGGATGGGCGACAAAACGGTGGATGGACTTCACTCTTCGCATCGACACTAGTGCCCCTTGGCTGAAATCCACGACGAAGGAGCTGATCGACAACTTCGAATTAGTTGTAGCATCTCGATGGCCTACCGTTCAGGACATTCGCGCGCCTAAGTGGAGCCGCATTCTACTGAAAACCTTAAGCTCATGGCGGTATACGCTGCAGGTGTACAGCTATCCGGTTGAGTTGCAGTGGGCGAACAGCTTTATCAAGCTACGCAAGCCAAAGCGGGAAAGCCTGTGA
- a CDS encoding class I SAM-dependent methyltransferase, producing MVLREGIWIALSEDRTAHYSQFITDYEMIRAAEGRGGQNAAYYLALPYKDLSGKNQAQWTIRARTYSYLAKQILPKVQTEAGVNARVLDVGAGNGWMSYRFSQMGLRPVAVDLLVNDQDGLGAAKHYHEHLQEMFPRVQAESTALPFASAQFDAVFFNASFHYAESYEASLQEALRCLRSGGTIVVADSPWYSNESSGEQMIAERQAAFLKRFGTSSNSIRSLEFLTDERLRDLEEKLGIRWERHNPFYGFRWTMRPWIARWNRRREPSRFQIYTARKSA from the coding sequence GTGGTTCTTCGCGAAGGGATCTGGATTGCACTCAGCGAAGATCGCACGGCGCACTATTCCCAGTTCATTACAGATTATGAGATGATTCGCGCTGCCGAGGGGCGTGGCGGTCAAAACGCGGCTTACTATCTGGCACTCCCATACAAGGATCTTTCAGGCAAGAATCAGGCGCAATGGACAATCCGTGCGCGTACTTATTCCTATCTTGCTAAGCAGATTCTTCCGAAGGTTCAGACAGAAGCGGGAGTGAATGCACGCGTTCTGGATGTGGGCGCCGGTAACGGATGGATGAGCTATCGGTTTTCGCAGATGGGGCTTCGACCTGTTGCGGTGGACTTGCTGGTCAATGATCAGGACGGACTCGGTGCCGCAAAACATTATCACGAACACCTACAGGAGATGTTTCCGCGTGTACAGGCCGAAAGTACGGCCCTGCCATTTGCCTCTGCCCAGTTCGATGCGGTCTTCTTCAACGCCTCCTTCCACTATGCAGAGAGTTACGAGGCAAGCCTGCAGGAAGCGCTGCGCTGCCTTAGGAGCGGTGGAACAATCGTCGTGGCAGACTCGCCGTGGTACTCCAACGAGAGTAGCGGTGAGCAGATGATTGCGGAACGGCAGGCAGCGTTTCTTAAGCGGTTTGGCACATCTTCGAACTCAATTCGAAGCCTCGAGTTTTTGACAGACGAGCGGCTTAGAGATCTGGAAGAAAAGCTCGGCATCCGCTGGGAACGCCACAATCCGTTCTATGGATTCCGCTGGACGATGCGACCGTGGATTGCACGTTGGAATCGTCGCCGCGAGCCGTCACGTTTCCAGATTTATACAGCCAGGAAATCCGCATGA
- a CDS encoding class I SAM-dependent DNA methyltransferase, whose product MNTFETSTAGLAFDRLATTYDSLFTFSAIGRSQRKVVWKLALKAFARGSHILELNCGTGQDALFLAKAGMTVTACDASLGMIEQARYKMAAEAPSATVEFIPLRTEEIRTLPQTQCFDGVFSNFSGLNCVGNLTSLAQQLSERLPSGAPLLLCFSTRYCLWEIVYFLLRGDPRKALRRWKGVSEARLDGLEFPVYYPTIAQLRSAFAPEFRLVSTTAVGLAVPPSYVESWVTSRPRLLKFLEVIDETARTWPGLRTLGDHMLLHLEKVRPCQV is encoded by the coding sequence ATGAATACTTTCGAAACCTCCACAGCCGGACTGGCATTTGACCGTCTGGCGACTACTTATGACTCGCTCTTCACATTTTCGGCGATCGGCAGATCACAACGAAAGGTTGTCTGGAAACTTGCGCTAAAAGCATTCGCAAGAGGCAGCCACATCCTCGAACTAAACTGTGGGACTGGGCAGGATGCCTTGTTTCTCGCCAAGGCAGGCATGACGGTCACTGCATGCGATGCCTCGCTGGGCATGATCGAACAAGCGCGCTACAAAATGGCTGCAGAGGCCCCGAGTGCCACTGTGGAGTTTATCCCTCTTCGTACGGAAGAGATCCGCACTCTGCCACAAACACAGTGCTTTGACGGCGTATTCTCCAACTTCTCTGGGCTGAACTGTGTTGGGAATCTGACTAGCCTCGCACAACAGTTATCCGAGCGGCTGCCATCAGGCGCGCCGCTTCTGCTGTGCTTTTCTACTCGGTACTGCTTGTGGGAGATCGTTTACTTTCTGCTGCGTGGGGATCCGCGCAAGGCGCTTCGCCGATGGAAGGGCGTATCAGAGGCACGCCTCGATGGTCTGGAGTTCCCTGTGTACTATCCGACGATTGCACAGTTGCGTAGCGCTTTCGCGCCTGAGTTTCGCCTTGTCTCAACGACTGCTGTCGGTCTCGCCGTGCCCCCATCCTATGTCGAATCCTGGGTGACGTCTCGCCCACGTCTTTTGAAGTTTCTCGAGGTCATCGATGAGACCGCACGCACCTGGCCAGGATTGCGTACTTTGGGAGACCACATGCTGTTACATCTGGAGAAAGTGCGGCCATGCCAAGTGTGA
- a CDS encoding B12-binding domain-containing radical SAM protein produces MLDLLLTHGYFLFEDPKERQIMKPYAPLGILYLCSHLRSRGFDVDVFDTTFSSRGQLFNHLRTEKPSVLGVYANLMTRSNVVEILSVAREAGWTTVVGGPEPGAYSLEYLQAGAHFVVAGEGELTMEDLLLAIRCGEKDFSKIAGLSYLDIDGNLCQNQPRGQIQNLDLQPWPARGAIDIRRYVETWRTHHGTGSINFITARGCPFRCNWCSHQVFGQSHRRRDPIKVVDEVAWLLDEYQPDMVWVSDDVFTINHAWLRTYAAEMKQRRIRIPFECISRADRLSPEMMDLLAELGCFRMWIGSESGSQRILDAMDRGVKIEQVHKAVEMCRERGIQSGMFLMWGYEGEEMEDIEATIKHVSTSKPDIFFTTVSYPIKGTPYYNRIASRIVQISPWGKTSDRELEIKGRHSRAFYTHADRVLRDEVALARMLDNSQGADQTIDPRQAALLRQAIASERAALLATYAEVER; encoded by the coding sequence ATGCTCGATCTTCTACTCACTCATGGATACTTCCTATTCGAAGACCCAAAGGAACGGCAGATCATGAAGCCTTATGCCCCCTTGGGAATTCTGTATCTCTGCTCGCACTTGCGTAGCCGGGGTTTTGACGTCGATGTATTCGACACGACCTTTTCAAGTCGTGGGCAACTATTCAACCACCTGCGCACAGAAAAGCCTTCGGTGCTCGGCGTGTACGCAAACCTGATGACTCGAAGCAATGTCGTTGAGATTCTTTCTGTGGCTCGAGAAGCCGGTTGGACGACCGTGGTGGGCGGGCCTGAGCCAGGCGCTTATTCGCTGGAATATCTCCAGGCTGGAGCCCACTTTGTAGTTGCCGGTGAAGGTGAGCTAACGATGGAGGATCTGCTCCTTGCGATTCGATGCGGAGAAAAGGATTTTTCCAAAATTGCCGGCCTATCGTATCTTGACATCGATGGGAACCTATGCCAGAACCAACCACGTGGACAGATTCAGAATCTTGATCTACAGCCGTGGCCTGCACGTGGCGCAATCGATATCCGTCGGTATGTTGAGACCTGGCGGACTCATCACGGCACTGGGTCGATAAACTTCATCACGGCACGTGGATGTCCCTTTCGTTGCAACTGGTGTAGCCACCAGGTCTTTGGGCAGTCCCATCGGCGACGTGATCCCATAAAGGTCGTCGATGAGGTGGCATGGCTGTTGGACGAGTACCAACCAGACATGGTGTGGGTCTCCGATGATGTGTTCACGATCAATCACGCATGGTTGCGCACCTATGCTGCTGAGATGAAACAACGTCGAATCCGCATTCCTTTTGAGTGCATCTCGCGTGCAGACCGGTTGAGTCCCGAGATGATGGACCTTCTGGCAGAGTTGGGCTGCTTCCGCATGTGGATAGGATCGGAGAGCGGATCGCAGCGCATTCTTGACGCGATGGATCGCGGCGTCAAGATCGAGCAGGTGCACAAGGCCGTGGAAATGTGCCGCGAGCGCGGTATCCAAAGCGGCATGTTCCTTATGTGGGGCTACGAAGGAGAAGAAATGGAAGATATCGAGGCAACAATTAAGCACGTTAGCACCTCGAAGCCAGACATCTTCTTTACAACCGTCTCGTACCCAATAAAGGGAACGCCATACTATAACCGCATTGCTTCTCGGATCGTTCAGATTTCTCCCTGGGGAAAAACCTCAGACCGTGAACTCGAAATCAAAGGGAGGCACTCGCGCGCCTTTTATACGCATGCAGACAGAGTGCTGCGAGATGAGGTCGCTCTAGCCCGAATGTTGGATAACTCACAAGGCGCCGACCAGACGATCGATCCGAGACAGGCAGCCTTGCTGCGGCAGGCCATTGCAAGCGAGCGCGCCGCTCTGCTAGCGACCTACGCCGAGGTGGAGCGGTGA
- a CDS encoding B12-binding domain-containing radical SAM protein — protein sequence MQPYRPLGTLYAAAALRDAGFSVALFDTMLSDPDMEFRRSLAHHDPKIVVIYEDDFNFLTKMCLTRMREVAWHLTDAAKEREIPVIAHGSDATDHPELFLSHGIDYVLRGEAEQTLVALCTDLIKGRTPTEIGGLVCIGDSGDATSGDRALSRNPDWTTLHQPPTDLTDFSSYRHAWKKAHGYFSVNMVSSRGCPYQCNWCAKPISGNKFQLRAASVVAEEMRQLKHEAGAEHIWFSDDVFALNRHWVQEFVSEVSQRAAALPFKIQSRADLMTEETVAALRSAGCAEVWMGVESGSQRILDAMDKGLNISSVRAARQRLKEFGIRAGYFLQFGYPGEHWSDLQETIAFVRNTRPDDIGISFSYPLPGTVFYERVRTQLGSKRNWADSDDLCIMFQAEYTSGFYRAVRNALHAEVDAWTLDGQGFEVAQASVERLWNEVSLLEPISKNPNAIELIATNASGKTRVNLVPIHQLTGATGA from the coding sequence ATGCAGCCTTACCGTCCGCTCGGCACCTTATACGCAGCGGCAGCTCTTCGCGATGCAGGTTTTTCTGTGGCTCTGTTCGATACCATGCTGTCGGATCCGGATATGGAGTTCAGAAGGTCTTTGGCGCACCACGACCCAAAGATTGTGGTGATTTATGAAGACGACTTCAATTTTCTGACGAAGATGTGCCTAACACGAATGCGAGAAGTGGCTTGGCACCTCACGGACGCCGCAAAAGAAAGAGAAATTCCGGTGATCGCGCATGGCTCAGATGCCACTGACCACCCCGAACTCTTCTTGAGTCATGGAATCGACTATGTACTGCGTGGCGAGGCGGAACAGACTCTCGTAGCCCTTTGCACAGACCTGATTAAGGGAAGAACGCCCACCGAGATTGGCGGACTCGTATGTATTGGAGACAGCGGTGACGCGACCTCTGGTGATCGAGCGCTCTCGAGAAATCCTGATTGGACCACCTTGCATCAGCCGCCCACCGATTTGACAGACTTCAGCTCGTACCGCCATGCATGGAAGAAAGCGCACGGATACTTCTCGGTGAACATGGTCTCGAGCCGTGGATGTCCATATCAGTGCAATTGGTGCGCAAAACCGATTTCAGGCAACAAATTTCAACTGCGTGCTGCATCTGTTGTTGCGGAAGAGATGAGGCAGCTTAAACATGAAGCGGGAGCTGAGCACATCTGGTTCAGTGATGACGTGTTCGCGTTGAATCGTCATTGGGTCCAGGAGTTTGTTTCAGAAGTCTCTCAAAGAGCGGCCGCGCTGCCATTCAAGATTCAGTCTCGCGCAGATCTGATGACTGAGGAAACGGTGGCAGCGCTGAGGTCGGCCGGTTGCGCGGAAGTATGGATGGGTGTTGAATCCGGTTCGCAGAGAATTCTGGACGCGATGGACAAAGGTCTGAATATATCCTCGGTCCGAGCGGCACGACAAAGGTTGAAAGAGTTCGGGATTCGTGCAGGTTATTTCCTACAATTTGGCTATCCAGGAGAACATTGGTCTGATCTGCAAGAGACCATCGCTTTCGTCCGCAATACACGTCCTGATGACATTGGGATCTCATTCTCATACCCCCTTCCTGGCACCGTTTTCTATGAGCGCGTGCGGACACAACTTGGGTCGAAACGCAACTGGGCCGATAGCGATGACTTGTGCATCATGTTTCAAGCAGAGTATACGAGCGGGTTTTATCGTGCTGTCCGCAATGCTCTTCACGCAGAAGTCGACGCCTGGACTCTCGATGGTCAGGGCTTCGAGGTGGCCCAGGCTTCCGTCGAACGACTGTGGAACGAGGTATCTCTTCTGGAGCCGATTAGTAAAAATCCAAATGCAATCGAACTTATCGCGACGAACGCGAGTGGGAAGACTCGGGTGAACCTGGTTCCCATTCATCAGCTCACTGGAGCAACGGGGGCATAG
- a CDS encoding B12-binding domain-containing radical SAM protein: MRTSRKIVFFFPSFASSEATAPLGILAVATPLIRAGFEIVLIDSTITPDFKNRVLEEVKNALCLGVSLVTGPMIRETVEIAKAVKAWSPDFPIVLGGWHPSLLPKQTLEAPYLDYIVRGQGEESFLELVQHLQSGSAPDFVPGIGFKRDGRLVMTPERPLRPLAEMPPKAYHIADFDAYERKCGRRWAMYTSSLACPFNCAYCTNAGVYGRKWNALPPEQFVEETVDLSRRYALDMIWVVDDNFLVDMDRARGIADGLVREDSHFQWSIQATSNVVARLTPEDLRMLRRAGLQQICQGVDSGSPTVLKAMNKDWQDFDSIYESAARCLEAGIRPSFNIIFAFPGEGRNERRETIDFMMNVCRRFPGAEFWTNIFTPYPGSPIFSKATELGIELPASLEAWADYFPRYTRLPWLNGREHDRLQVTRDYLRVAFDRIPIGADKRGKITRLMQKCISLPARWRLDHDMYRMPVELWLNNKLKQYTAMKPAVDAKRLANTPAEAAC; the protein is encoded by the coding sequence GTGCGTACATCTCGAAAGATCGTCTTTTTCTTTCCATCGTTTGCCAGTTCTGAGGCGACGGCGCCACTCGGCATTTTGGCGGTAGCGACTCCGCTGATCCGTGCCGGCTTCGAAATCGTACTGATCGATTCGACTATCACGCCCGACTTCAAGAACCGTGTCTTGGAAGAAGTCAAGAATGCACTGTGTCTGGGCGTTTCTCTAGTGACCGGCCCGATGATCCGCGAAACCGTGGAGATCGCGAAGGCTGTGAAAGCATGGAGCCCGGACTTCCCGATAGTGTTAGGAGGATGGCATCCTTCATTGCTTCCAAAGCAGACGCTTGAGGCACCCTACCTCGACTACATTGTGCGAGGACAAGGCGAAGAGAGCTTTCTGGAATTGGTGCAGCATCTGCAATCAGGTTCCGCTCCGGACTTCGTTCCAGGTATCGGATTTAAACGCGATGGCAGGTTAGTCATGACACCGGAACGTCCACTGCGTCCGCTGGCCGAAATGCCTCCGAAGGCATACCACATCGCGGATTTCGATGCCTATGAGCGCAAGTGCGGACGGCGTTGGGCAATGTACACGTCTAGCCTCGCCTGCCCATTCAACTGCGCTTACTGCACCAACGCCGGCGTCTACGGACGCAAGTGGAACGCGCTGCCTCCGGAACAGTTTGTTGAAGAGACGGTAGATCTGAGCCGCAGGTATGCACTCGATATGATCTGGGTGGTTGACGACAACTTCCTCGTTGACATGGACCGAGCCCGAGGAATCGCAGACGGTCTGGTGCGCGAAGACTCTCATTTCCAGTGGAGCATTCAGGCAACCAGCAATGTGGTCGCACGGCTTACACCAGAGGATCTGCGCATGCTGCGTCGAGCGGGCTTGCAGCAGATCTGCCAAGGTGTGGATTCTGGCTCACCTACAGTGTTGAAGGCAATGAATAAGGATTGGCAGGATTTTGACTCCATCTACGAAAGCGCGGCACGCTGTCTGGAAGCCGGAATACGGCCGTCCTTTAATATCATCTTCGCATTTCCGGGTGAAGGCAGGAACGAACGGCGCGAAACTATTGATTTCATGATGAACGTCTGCCGAAGGTTTCCAGGCGCCGAATTCTGGACGAACATCTTCACCCCCTATCCCGGCTCACCGATCTTTTCAAAGGCCACGGAGCTCGGCATCGAGTTGCCGGCTTCACTTGAGGCATGGGCAGATTACTTCCCGCGGTACACACGGCTTCCCTGGCTTAATGGAAGGGAACACGACAGACTTCAGGTGACCCGGGATTATCTGCGCGTTGCATTCGACCGCATACCAATCGGAGCCGACAAGCGCGGTAAGATCACCCGACTGATGCAGAAGTGCATTTCGCTCCCCGCACGTTGGCGATTGGACCACGATATGTATCGCATGCCAGTAGAGCTCTGGCTCAACAACAAGCTAAAGCAATACACGGCAATGAAACCTGCCGTAGATGCTAAACGACTTGCGAACACACCAGCGGAGGCCGCGTGCTAG
- a CDS encoding glycosyltransferase 87 family protein: MTALSDDRILHWLERGLLVILLLYLGAHTLPRAWGKLNTDFPNYYLSAKLAHEGYDTSRMYEWAWLQREKDHRALDVRVIGMLPITPISTLTMWPLTRFSPLTAKRLWVLLNLGLLVPLCWLLRSLTGLSYQRIALVFTLSFPLHRNLLYGQFYLLLLLLIVAACWAYLHKKDTLAGSLIAVAAACKVFPIFFFVFFVQRKAWRALTAGALTGLATLATSVSIFGWNVHRTYLQEILPWTLHGEGLPPYATASGSISSVLHYLLLDEPQWNPHPWHHSPFWYAILQPTLQIALLAPAILLMRGKGRAPHRTQLEWSALLVASLAISTIPASYNFVLLVFPVCVLTAILLERKRYRWLLVLSIVYLGIGLPLPGPGSVIGPAVLLYIPRLPLMLALLLGTYMLLRSERLVPSSSRSSWTQYVWVAAMTAAVMFSVHYTLERERAVRQEYAYRLPLQTQVLLAASPELASKGIRYLAFTSAGYHLEGTADAIGSDPTMSDELSFATSAKGLWAEEALNPESRIIERGDSSHVIVENAREPMLSADQASLAFVRDYHGRGTLFVRRNFQSQTASDVVLTPPSLNLYEASFLSEHEYVFSAVKGHHPPGIYLSDALHSNTPLDLGEARYPALSPDGRWMAYSHFDRGAWNLWIRNQQTGETRRIADVPCNQIEPSWETDSKTLLYSTDCGRSLWFTAVARRRVVP; this comes from the coding sequence GTGACCGCACTTTCGGACGATCGTATTCTGCACTGGCTTGAGAGGGGTCTCCTCGTCATCCTATTGCTCTATCTGGGAGCACACACCCTGCCACGTGCATGGGGAAAGCTGAATACCGATTTCCCAAACTACTACCTGTCTGCGAAACTGGCGCATGAGGGGTACGATACTAGCCGCATGTATGAGTGGGCCTGGCTACAGCGCGAAAAGGATCATCGTGCTCTGGACGTTCGTGTAATTGGGATGTTGCCCATAACGCCGATATCTACTTTGACTATGTGGCCACTGACGCGGTTCTCACCGCTTACGGCAAAACGTTTGTGGGTGCTGCTGAATCTTGGGTTGCTAGTCCCCCTCTGCTGGCTGTTGCGCTCTCTAACCGGCTTGTCCTATCAGCGGATCGCACTTGTCTTCACACTAAGCTTCCCTTTGCATCGAAACCTGCTGTATGGCCAGTTCTATTTACTTTTGCTATTACTGATTGTGGCTGCATGCTGGGCATACCTACACAAGAAAGATACGCTTGCCGGTTCCCTGATCGCAGTCGCAGCAGCCTGCAAAGTATTTCCGATCTTTTTCTTTGTCTTTTTCGTGCAGCGCAAGGCTTGGCGCGCCCTCACTGCGGGTGCGCTCACCGGGCTAGCAACTCTCGCGACATCTGTCTCGATCTTCGGCTGGAACGTACATCGCACCTATCTCCAGGAAATTCTTCCATGGACTCTGCATGGGGAAGGTCTGCCACCATATGCAACAGCCAGTGGTTCCATCTCGAGCGTTCTGCATTACCTCTTACTCGATGAACCGCAGTGGAATCCGCATCCTTGGCACCACTCCCCATTTTGGTATGCCATTCTGCAACCGACCTTGCAAATAGCACTGTTGGCGCCAGCGATTCTGCTCATGCGAGGGAAGGGTCGAGCCCCTCACCGGACACAACTGGAGTGGTCGGCGCTGCTGGTGGCTTCCCTTGCTATCTCCACCATACCGGCTTCATATAATTTCGTTCTCCTCGTTTTTCCTGTATGTGTGTTGACAGCAATATTGCTGGAGCGAAAGAGATATAGATGGCTTCTGGTTTTATCCATCGTCTACTTGGGTATTGGGCTACCCCTACCGGGCCCAGGCAGTGTGATAGGTCCAGCAGTCCTGCTGTATATCCCTCGGTTGCCATTGATGCTTGCGCTGCTACTGGGAACTTATATGCTGTTACGTTCCGAACGGTTGGTCCCGAGTTCATCACGCAGCAGCTGGACGCAATACGTGTGGGTCGCGGCGATGACCGCTGCGGTTATGTTCAGCGTGCATTACACTCTCGAACGGGAACGGGCCGTCCGTCAAGAGTACGCTTACCGGCTACCGCTCCAGACTCAAGTTCTGCTTGCTGCCAGCCCTGAATTAGCAAGTAAGGGAATCAGATATCTGGCATTCACTTCGGCGGGATATCACCTTGAGGGCACGGCGGACGCGATAGGAAGCGATCCCACGATGAGCGATGAGCTCTCGTTTGCCACCAGTGCAAAGGGTCTATGGGCCGAGGAGGCTCTTAACCCAGAGTCACGAATCATCGAGCGAGGAGATTCTTCGCATGTGATAGTGGAGAACGCGCGTGAGCCAATGCTCTCAGCCGATCAAGCGAGCCTGGCTTTTGTTCGTGATTACCATGGTCGCGGCACTTTATTCGTTCGAAGAAACTTCCAGTCCCAGACGGCATCGGATGTGGTACTTACACCTCCGTCGCTCAACTTATATGAGGCATCTTTCCTTTCCGAGCACGAGTATGTGTTTTCTGCGGTGAAGGGACATCACCCACCTGGAATCTACTTAAGCGACGCTTTACATAGCAACACGCCGCTCGATCTGGGTGAGGCGCGATATCCGGCGCTTTCTCCAGACGGGCGCTGGATGGCATACAGCCACTTCGATCGAGGCGCTTGGAACCTATGGATTCGAAATCAACAAACCGGCGAAACGAGACGCATTGCGGATGTTCCCTGTAATCAAATTGAGCCAAGTTGGGAGACCGACTCGAAGACTCTGCTTTACAGCACCGATTGCGGTCGCAGTCTATGGTTTACCGCGGTAGCACGTAGACGCGTCGTTCCATGA
- the ribA gene encoding GTP cyclohydrolase II, with the protein MSLIELKQIAQVEFPTRWTDFHLLAFEGTYTSPGKKEKRVQTALALIAGNLYHDAPVVRIHSQCATGDVFHSLRCDCHDQLHLALRTIAELGTGILLYEHQEGRGIGLMEKLKAYELQDQGLDTIEANLRLGHAIDHRDYQLPVDILRSLNIRRVRLMTNNPEKIRAVTLSGIHIVERLNAEVPIDPHCADYVATKREKLGHLSTHPAASLIS; encoded by the coding sequence TTGTCACTGATAGAGCTAAAGCAGATCGCCCAAGTGGAGTTCCCAACCCGGTGGACCGATTTCCATCTGCTAGCTTTCGAGGGAACGTACACGAGTCCAGGCAAAAAGGAGAAGCGTGTACAAACAGCGCTCGCCCTCATCGCGGGTAACCTTTACCACGATGCTCCTGTGGTCCGTATTCATTCTCAATGCGCCACAGGAGATGTTTTCCATTCTCTCCGGTGCGACTGCCACGACCAGCTTCATCTTGCGTTGCGCACGATTGCGGAGCTAGGTACAGGGATACTACTGTACGAGCACCAGGAAGGGCGGGGAATAGGCCTCATGGAGAAGTTGAAAGCCTATGAGCTACAGGATCAGGGTCTCGACACAATTGAAGCAAATCTCCGTCTAGGCCACGCAATCGATCATCGTGACTATCAGCTACCGGTAGACATTCTCCGTTCGCTGAACATTCGGAGGGTCCGTCTGATGACCAACAACCCAGAAAAGATCCGGGCAGTTACATTATCAGGAATCCATATTGTCGAACGTTTAAATGCTGAAGTTCCGATCGATCCCCACTGTGCGGACTACGTTGCCACCAAACGAGAAAAGCTAGGTCATCTCTCGACGCACCCTGCTGCGAGCCTAATAAGCTAA